One part of the Sorangiineae bacterium MSr11954 genome encodes these proteins:
- a CDS encoding MFS transporter: MQARLMPLCLRLFAQMLPATLVTPAIRPLFAMYHGGNEGAMHAFMAANMLGGAIGAPWLGRADDARGRGRALLVLIVILDAILLAAFALRIPTYPLLVLRTLEGAMHVGAASMLMGDAVARANTDGGRVTGMAALSVVSAIACGSFLGGLLVSFDARLPFAAASFLALAVAATLGERASAAHGSRPRAATIRLILAREPDLWMALGAAFVARFAIGCIVVTFALFAHRAHGYSDRTIGILFSLVTIPFALFAYPAGRMLDRVPRAAVLAGGALACAAVLVALGWVPRNGIGASLLLFGIGSSMIFVPVLSYATTFGLAEERATVMASIHGAGCLGMLLGPTAAGIVSASVQRATDPVTAYRAVFVVGGAAILVWLLVSAGVLIKRTRDEAAALQRHVATEPPIQG; this comes from the coding sequence ATGCAAGCTCGTCTCATGCCACTCTGCCTGCGCCTTTTTGCGCAGATGTTACCAGCGACCCTGGTCACTCCAGCGATCCGGCCGCTGTTCGCGATGTACCATGGCGGAAATGAGGGCGCGATGCATGCATTCATGGCCGCCAACATGCTCGGCGGAGCCATTGGCGCCCCATGGCTCGGACGCGCCGACGATGCGCGCGGCCGCGGGCGCGCGCTGCTGGTGCTCATCGTCATCCTCGATGCCATTCTGCTCGCGGCGTTCGCGCTGCGCATCCCGACCTATCCGTTGTTGGTGCTGCGGACCCTCGAAGGCGCCATGCACGTCGGCGCCGCTTCCATGCTGATGGGCGACGCCGTCGCCCGTGCAAATACCGACGGCGGGCGGGTTACGGGGATGGCGGCATTATCGGTCGTCTCCGCAATTGCGTGCGGGAGCTTCTTGGGCGGATTGTTGGTGTCGTTCGACGCACGGTTGCCATTTGCAGCCGCTAGTTTTCTGGCGCTGGCCGTCGCCGCCACCTTGGGCGAGCGCGCCTCGGCTGCGCATGGATCGCGGCCGAGGGCCGCGACGATCCGGCTCATCCTTGCTCGGGAGCCCGATCTCTGGATGGCCCTGGGCGCGGCCTTCGTCGCGCGATTTGCGATCGGCTGCATCGTGGTGACGTTCGCGCTCTTTGCGCATCGCGCGCACGGCTATTCCGATCGCACCATTGGTATTCTCTTTTCGCTGGTCACGATTCCATTTGCGCTCTTCGCATACCCTGCGGGGCGCATGCTCGATCGTGTTCCACGTGCTGCCGTGCTCGCCGGCGGTGCGCTCGCATGCGCGGCGGTGCTGGTCGCGCTCGGATGGGTGCCGCGCAACGGGATCGGCGCCAGCCTGCTGCTCTTCGGGATTGGCTCGTCGATGATATTCGTGCCGGTTCTATCGTACGCGACCACCTTCGGCCTGGCGGAGGAGCGCGCGACGGTCATGGCCTCGATCCACGGCGCCGGTTGCCTTGGCATGTTGTTGGGCCCGACCGCGGCCGGGATCGTCTCGGCGTCCGTTCAACGCGCGACCGATCCCGTGACCGCGTACCGCGCGGTGTTCGTGGTCGGCGGGGCGGCCATCCTCGTATGGCTCTTGGTCAGCGCCGGCGTCTTGATCAAGCGCACGCGCGACGAGGCGGCGGCTCTGCAGCGGCATGTCGCCACCGAGCCGCCGATTCAGGGTTAG